A part of Candidatus Omnitrophota bacterium genomic DNA contains:
- a CDS encoding ATP-binding protein, with product MLIDPVVGEKFFGRNEILTLLGKRVDALKGGYRQNVAITGHRLTGKSSLLNHFLLTVKGSDILPIYIEVTEEPFKQFATKFIGTLLYNFLKYNRQDARDDLDYLLGACEDCIPETVGSIKSILRQIEKGENNDSYSELLNLSSILKKESKKPCVVILDEFHNLAKLGIRDPFKCFGKKIMTQKDTMYIVASSEVNAIKHILSEKLSLLFGNFEKITLSGFDCETSRAFLQKKLPTVKVTDELLDFLIAFADGHPFYLDTFSDKINEIMGNHHFRMLTVQTAAMMLEEVLFDARGTLN from the coding sequence CTTAAGGGCGGCTATAGGCAAAATGTCGCCATTACCGGGCACAGGCTTACCGGCAAATCATCGCTTCTCAACCACTTCTTACTGACTGTAAAGGGCAGTGACATACTACCGATCTACATCGAAGTCACGGAAGAGCCTTTCAAGCAATTCGCCACCAAATTCATAGGGACGCTTTTATATAATTTCCTAAAATACAACCGACAGGACGCCAGAGACGACCTTGACTACCTACTGGGAGCCTGCGAAGACTGCATACCGGAAACAGTAGGAAGCATAAAGAGCATACTTCGCCAGATAGAAAAAGGCGAGAATAACGATTCCTACTCAGAATTGCTAAACTTAAGTTCCATTTTAAAAAAAGAAAGTAAAAAACCTTGCGTCGTCATACTTGACGAATTTCATAATCTCGCAAAGCTCGGGATAAGGGACCCGTTCAAATGTTTCGGAAAAAAGATAATGACGCAGAAGGATACGATGTATATTGTCGCGAGTTCCGAGGTAAATGCCATAAAACATATACTTTCAGAGAAGCTTTCGCTGCTTTTTGGCAACTTTGAAAAGATCACTCTGAGCGGGTTTGACTGCGAAACGAGCAGGGCATTCCTTCAGAAAAAACTGCCTACGGTCAAGGTTACGGACGAGCTTCTTGACTTCCTCATAGCATTCGCCGATGGGCATCCGTTCTATCTTGATACATTCAGCGATAAAATAAACGAGATAATGGGCAATCATCACTTCAGGATGCTTACGGTTCAGACAGCGGCAATGATGCTTGAAGAGGTATTGTTTGATGCTCGCGGGACGCTGAAC